The following is a genomic window from Flavobacterium sp..
TATTAATCTCTAAACTGAAATTGTAAACTTATTATACCACTCCTTGCGCTAACATTGCATCTGCTACTTTAACAAAACCTGCAATATTTGCTCCTTTTACATAATCTACATAGCCATCTTCATTTGTTCCATATTTTACACAAGATTCATGAATATTGCTCATAATTTTGAATAATCTTTGATCTACTTCTTCTGTAGTCCAACTTAAACGTAATGAGTTTTGTGACATTTCTAAACCAGATGTTGCTACTCCTCCAGCATTTGACGCTTTTCCTGGAGCAAATAAGATTTTTGCTTTATGGAATTCTGCAATTGCTTCTGGTGTTGAAGGCATGTTAGCTCCTTCAGCAACACAAATACAACCGTTTTGTACTAATGCTTTAGCTTCTTCTCCGTTTAACTCGTTTTGCGTTGCACAAGGTAATGCAATATCTCCTTTTACTTCCCAAGGACGTTTTCCAGCTACAAATTTAGCATTTGAATATTTTGCTACATAGTCAGAAATTCTACCATAGTTTACATTTTTAATTTCCATAATGTAAGCTAATTTTTCAGTATCTATTCCATCAGCATCATAAATATATCCCGATGAATCTGAAGCGGTAACTACTTTTGCACCCAATTGAGTTGCTTTTTCAATAGCGTATTGAGCCACATTTCCAGAACCAGAAACAATTACTGTTTTTCCAGCAAACGTAGTGTTTTTAGTTGCCAACATACTTTGAGCAAAATAAACCGTTCCATAACCCGTAGCTTCTGGACGAATTAATGAACCTCCAAAAGAAATTCCTTTACCCGTTAAAACTCCTGTAAACTCATTTCTTGTTTTTTTATACTGACCAAACATGTAACCTACTTCTCTACCGCCAACGCCAATATCTCCAGCAGGAACATCGGTATCTGCACCAATATGTTTCGCTAATTCTTGCATAAACGCTTGACAAAAACGCATAATTTCTGTATCTGATTTACCTTTAGGATCAAAGTTTGAACCTCCTTTCCCACCACCCATTGGTAATGTAGTTAAGCTGTTTTTAAACACTTGTTCAAAAGCTAAAAATTTCAAAATACTTAAATTAACAGATGGATGAAAACGCAAACCTCCTTTATAAGGTCCAATCGCAGAATTCATTTGAATACGATAACCTTTATTAATTCTTGTTTTACCTGCATCATCTATCCAAGCAACTCTAAACATAACTACTCTTTCAGGCTCTACCATTCGCTCTAAAAGCATTTTGTTGTTGTATTTGTTGTTGTTCTCAATAAATGGAATTACTGCTTCAGCAACTTCATGAACTGCTTGTAAAAATTCAGGCTCGTTTGGATTTGTTTTTGCAACTTCTGCTACAAAGTCATTAATTTTTTGGGTCATAATTGTTGTGTTGTTTTTGATGAATTATCAATAAATTTAAAATTCGATTCAAAATTAAGTATTTTAACAATAAAAAATTATTAAATCATCAAAAAAATGATTGAAATTTTGGAGGTCAAATAAAAACCCAGAAAAAAATCTGGGTTTTTATTACTTTAAAATGAAACTTTTAAAAGTTGTTTTTTACAGTTAATTGTACTGAAAAAAACACAATATTATCAATATTAATTTCTTAGAGCGAAATTATTATTACTTTAACATGTATTAATTATCTGCCTGGAAACGCTGCTTTTCTTTTTTCTAAAAATGCGGTAGTTCCTTCTTTAAAATCTTCAGTTCCAAAACTAGCTCCAAAATTTTCAATTTCTACTTGGTATCCATTTACACCATCAATATAATTTGCATTTATAGCTTGAATTGCTTTTGCAATAGCAACACTAGAATTTTTAGTGATTTTAGCAGCAATTCCTTTTGTAAAATCTAGTAATTCTGCTTGTGATACAACATGATTTACTAACCCGTAATTTTTAGCTGTTTCGGCATCAATCATTCCTGCTGTCATAATCATTTCCATGGCACGACCTTTTCCGACTAATTGTGCTAAACGTTGCGTTCCTCCATAACCTGGAATTACTCCTAAAGTTACTTCTGGTAATCCCATTTTTGCATTATCAGAAGCCACTCTAAAATGACACGACATGGCTAATTCTAATCCACCTCCTAAAGCAAAACCATTTACGGCAGCAATTACAGGAGTGTCTAAATTTTGAACAAAATCAAATAATAAAGCTTGTCCTTCTGCAGCCAACTTTCCACCTTCTTCAACAGAAAAATTTGCAAATTCTGAAATATCAGCTCCAGCTACAAATGCTTTTTCTCCACTTCCAATAATAATGATGGCTTTAACCGATTTGTCTTCGCTTAATGTTTTAAAACCATCATGTAATTCTTGTATAGTTTGTTTATTTAAAGCATTTAATTTTGTTGGTCTATTAATGGTAATAACCGCAATATTGTCTTGTTTTTCAATTAAAATGTTTTCCATTATAGTATGTTTATAGTTTATTTATTGGGAAAGAAACCAAAAATTCGGTTCCGTTGTTTAATTCCGTTTCAAAAGTAATTGTTCCATGGTAATTTTCAATAATATTTTTTATTATTGCTAGACCAAGTCCCATTCCACTTGATTTGGTAGTGAATTTTGGTTCAAAAACTCGCGCCTGATTTTCTTCAGAAATTCCTTTTCCGTTATCTTTTACCGCAATTTTAACATAGTTGTCTTGTCTAAAAACGGTTACGAAAACTAATTTATTTTCTTGCTCTTCTGGAATAGCTTGAATGGCATTTTTAACCAAATTTGTTATCACACGGATTAATTGTGTTCGATCTAATTTGGCAATAATTTCTTCTTCTATTGCAGAAAATTGAATATAATTTTCATTAAAAATTTCCAATGCCATTTTAACAATATAGACCACATTTAGCGTTTCATTTTGTTGTGCTGGCATGGTTGCAAAATTAGAAAATGCATTTGCTACTGCACTCATAGTGTCAATTTGTTGAAGAATTGTTTTTGTATAATCATCAATCTTTTTTGACATATTTGGATCAGTAACATCAAACTTTCGTTGAAAACTTTGTACGGTTAAACGCATTGGCGTAAGTGGATTTTTAATTTCGTGCGCCACTTGTTTTGCCATTTCTCTCCATGCTTGTTCTCGTTCACTTTGTGCTAAAACAACAGCACTTTCTTCTAATTTATCCACCATATTATTATAGGAACGAACTAGTAAGTTAATTTCCTTACTACCATCTTCTATAACAATTTTCTCGTTGCGTTGGTCTAATTGAGTTTGCTGAATTTTATCGCTAATAATTTTTAAAGATTTTGTAATATAACTTGATAAAAAATAGGATAACACAATAGAAATCAAAAACATAAATACATAAACTTGACCAAAACGTATTAAGAAATTTTGCACTTCATTGTCATAAAATTCAGTATTTTCTTCGTAGGGCAAATTCAAAATTCCCATTGGTTTAAACTTGGTATCCTTTAAATAAGAATACGAAGAACGAAAGGATTGGTCTTCTACTTTTGAAAATTCAATATAGCGTTTATCTAATGAAGATTGTATGATTTTTAAAGTAGAAGGATTAATTTTAGGTTTGTCTTTATCCAGCTTAAAAATAGCTTTTGATGAAATTAATAGATTTCCTTTTAAATCAAAGAAATTAATTTCCATGCTATGAATGTCTGCTAATTCAAATATTTTTTCTTTAAAAATTAGCGGAATGTTTTGTGTGTTTAGCGGATAGGTTGTTGTTTGTAGCACATAATTTATATGTTCTGTAATAGCTGTTTCCTTGCGCTCTAAACGATCTTGATGGTATTCACGCGCCTCTTTTCTAAATTGATAAATAGAAACTGTAGCAATAAGTATTGACGCAATAAGTGTTAAGAATATCATGGATAAAAATATTCTTATTTGAAGTGAAAGATTTTTGATATTAAAAATTCTATCCATTAACTGTTTTGGTTCTTTTCTCTTATTTTTTTATAAAACTTGAATCCTAACATAATAACCATCGAAAAAACAAAAATTCCGATGACACCATAAATCCAATTGATGGCATTTTTTAAAATTACTAAAAAAACAACTGCAAATAGAATAATTGTAGCGCCTTCGTTCCAAATCCTGAAAAAATTACTTGATTTTTTTACTTCGTTATTCTGTAATTGCTTAAAAATTTGATGGCATTTTAAATGATACAAATACAATAAAAACACAAAGGCTAATTTTACATGCATCCAAGGCTGTGTCATCCAAACTTTGCCTACTTCCGTAAAAAACAACATCCAAAAAGCAAAAACACTTGCCAAAACAGCACTTGGCCAAGTAATAATATACCATAATCGGTATTGCATTAATTGGTATTGTTTAATCAAAATATCTTGTTCAGGTTGCGGCTTTTGTTTGGCTTCGGCATGATAAACAAACAAACGAACAATGTAAAACAACCCAGCAAACCAAGTAATTACAAAGATTAAATGCAGTGATTTTATGTAGTTATAAAGCTCCATATTTCAGTTTTCAGTTTTCAGTTTTCAGTCGCAGGTGTTTACTGAGACTGAGACTGTAAACTAATTTAGTTATTTTTAAATTCTTTAATCCAATTTGCCACCACACCACACCATTCATCTTCATCGTTTAAACAAGGGATTGCCATAAATTCCTCGCCACCATGATGCAAGAATTGTTCATTGGCTTCCATTGCAATTTCTTCTAAAGTTTCTAAACAATCGGCAACAAATGCTGGCGTTACAACGGCTAATTTTTTAATGCCTTGTTCAGGCATTTTATTGATTTCAACATCCGTGTAAGGTGTTAACCATTTATCTCCTGCTAATCGCGATTGAAAAGTTTGGCTGTATTTTCCTTCTGGAATTCCTAATAATTTTACGACTTGTTTGGTAGTTTCATAACATTGATGACGGTAACAAAATTCGTGCGATGGCGAAGGTGTGTTACAACAAGAACCGTCAATTTTACAATGTGATTTTGTTACATCTGTTTTGCGAATATGACGTTTTGGAATTCCGTGATATGAAAACAATAAATGATCGTAATCAAATCCTTCTAAATGTTTTTTAATAGAATTCGCTAAAGCCTGAATAAAATCAGGTTTATTATAAAACGCAGGAACATTTGTAATGGTCATTTCTGGAAAATGTTTTTGGCGTAATTCTTCAGCTAAAACTAAAATAGTAGTGGTAGAAGCCATAGCATGTTGCGGATATAAAGGCAAAAGCATTACTTCGGTAACACCTTGATCTTTTAATTCTTGCAATCCTTTTTGAATAGTTATAGTTCCATAACGCATCGCTAAAGCCACTGGAACATCAACCATTTGCTTTACTTTTTGGTGCATTTTTTTAGAAATCACAATTAAAGGAGAACCTTCATCAGTCCAAATTCTTGCATAAGCTTCCGCTGATTTTTTAGGGCGCGTTTGCAAAATAATTCCTCTAACTAATAAAGCACGTAATAAAAACGGAACGTCTATTACGTATTTATCCATTAAAAACTCATCTAAATAAGGCTTAACATCTTTTGCTGTTGGACTTTCTGGTGATCCTAAATTTACTAATAATACTCCTTTCATGTGGCAATTGTTTTTTTTATAAAAGTAATTAATTTGGTTTTCTTACTTTTCAAATTATCATTTTTTTATTTATAGTTTGATATACGAAATTGATATCAAGTGGTTTTATACAATCGTGTTCAAATTCATTAAATATTTTTTTGGTGTAGTACCAAATTTCTTTTTAAAAGCGGCAATAAAATGACTTCCTGTGCTGTATCCGATTTTCAAACCTACTTCATTTACATTATAGGAACCACTATCAAGCAATTGGCGGGCATAATCCATTTTGTATTCAAATAAAAATCCATAAACTGTATCGCCATAAATTTGCTTGAAACCCATTTTTAATTTTTTCAAACTTAATCCAACTTGCTCCGATAATTCTTCTAATCCTGGTGGTTCTGCCATGTTAGAAATCATAATTTCTTTAGCTTTTTTAATTTTTAATACATTTTCTTCATCTATTAAAAACGGGCATTGTTCTGCATTTGGGTCTTCGGAACGGTTAAAATACAAACTCAATAATTCGTACCCTTTTCCTTTATAGTATAAGTTTTTAATGAACGAATTAAGGTTGTAATGAAACAATTGACTCAACACAATTGCCATTGACGGACTGATATCATTTTCTTTGTAGTATTTCTTATCTTTATTATCTTCACTCAAAAACGGAATATGTTCTGCTTGTGATGAAAACAAACCATGAAACTTTTTTATAGAAATAATGGCCGAAACAATCCAAGTATGTGGTGCTAATTCTAAATTAAGCGGTAATTCTTTTTGCGGATTATAAAACAAAAGCGACTTTTCTTCTTTTAAATCGAGTGCATAATTTCCTTGATTGAAAATAAATTTTCCTTTTCCTTTTAAACCAAAATGAAATTGAATATATCCCTGATTTACAGATTTTTGAACTCGATACATTTCATCCCCATCATTTTGAAAGAGATATAAAATAAAATCATTTTCAATTTTTATTTCTTCTTGTGAACCCATAGCGATATTTTTTTGAATATAGTTGCAAACAAAAACGAATTACTTATTTAGAACTATTCTATATAATTAAATTCAAAACACTTGATTTTGTTACAAATTTAATAGAAATAACGCTAAAAAGACGAATTAGATATAAAATATCTTTCATCGATATAAAAAGTCCTTTAAGCGTTACTTTTATAAACAACATACTAATAATTTTGTTAAACTTTTAGGAAAGAGTATAAACCATGGAAAACAATACATTTGCGAAACATCCAACTTTCTATGCTATTGGCTTAAGTTACAAAAAAGCCGATGCCGCAATGAGAGGTAAATTTAGTTTAGACGATAAAGCTAAACTAAATTTATTACATCAGGCAAAAGCTGAAGGTTTGGAGAGTTTGATTGTTACTTCGACTTGTAATAGAACAGAGATTTATGGTTTTGCACAACACCCATTTCAATTAATCAAATTACTTTGCGAAAATAGCCAAGGAACTGTTGAAGATTTTCAAAAAGTAGCATTTGTATTTAAAAATAAAGAAGCCATTTCTCACATGTTTCGTGTTGGAACAGGTTTAGATAGTCAAATCCTTGGTGATTTTGAAATTATAAGTCAATTGAAAAATGCTTTTGTTCAAAGCAAAGAACTTAATTTAGCGAATGCGTTTTTAGAACGACTAGTAAATGCGGTTATTCAAGCCAGTAAAAAAATCAAAACGGATACGGAGATTTCTTCTGGAGCAACTTCGGTTTCTTTTGCTTCGGTACAATACATTTTTAAAAATGTAGAAGATATTGCTTCTAAAAACATTTTACTTTTTGGAACTGGAAAAATAGGAAGAAATACGTGTGAAAACCTAGTAAAACATTCAAAACACGAACATATTACTTTAATTAACCGAACAAAGGATAAAGCTGAAAAAATTGCCAAAAAACTAAACGTAATTGTAAAAGAATATTCAGATTTACAATTAGAAATTCAAAAAGCAGATGTTTTAGTTGTAGCAACTGGCGCTTTAAATCCTACGGTTGATAAAGCAATTTTAAATCTAAAAAAACCTTTGTTGATTTTGGATTTATCCATTCCAAAAAACGTTAATGAAAACGTGAAAGACATTAAAGATGTTACGTTAGTTCACATGGATGAGCTTTCACAAATGACCGATGAAACATTGGAAAATAGAAAAAAACATATTCCCGCTGCTGAAACAATTATTGAAACGATTAAAGATGAATTTATTGCTTGGACAAAACAACGTAAATTCGCACCTACTATACATGCTTTAAAAGCAAAACTGAATATAATTAAAGAAGGAGAATTAAACTTTCAACGAAAAAAACTAGTTAATTTTGACGAAGAACAAGCAGAGTTAATTACCGCTAGAATCATTCAAAAAATTACGAATCATTTTGCGAATCATTTAAAAGATGATGAAACTATGGTAGATGAAAGCATTGAATGGATTGAAAAAATTTTCCAATTAGAAACGATTGCAAAATAATGAGCAAAACAATCCGAATAGGAACTCGTGATAGCGAATTAGCCCTTTGGCAAGCACACACAGTTCAAAAAAAATTAAACGATTTAGGATACACAACTGAAATTGTAGCCGTAAAATCACAAGGGGACATTATTCTTGACAAACCACTTTACGAATTAGGAATCACTGGAATTTTTACTAAAACATTAGACATTGCCATGTTAAATGGCCAAGTAGATATTGCCGTGCATTCTATGAAAGATGTTCCTACTGCATTACCTATTGGAATTGTGCAAGCTGCCGTATTAGAACGCGCCAATACACTTGATATTTTAGTTCACAAAGGCAATTTAGAATTTTTAAATTCAACTGGAACTATCGCCACTGGAAGTTTACGCAGACAAGCACAATGGTTAAACAAATATCCAAATCATACCGTAGTTGATTTACGCGGAAATGTAAATAC
Proteins encoded in this region:
- the gdhA gene encoding NADP-specific glutamate dehydrogenase; amino-acid sequence: MTQKINDFVAEVAKTNPNEPEFLQAVHEVAEAVIPFIENNNKYNNKMLLERMVEPERVVMFRVAWIDDAGKTRINKGYRIQMNSAIGPYKGGLRFHPSVNLSILKFLAFEQVFKNSLTTLPMGGGKGGSNFDPKGKSDTEIMRFCQAFMQELAKHIGADTDVPAGDIGVGGREVGYMFGQYKKTRNEFTGVLTGKGISFGGSLIRPEATGYGTVYFAQSMLATKNTTFAGKTVIVSGSGNVAQYAIEKATQLGAKVVTASDSSGYIYDADGIDTEKLAYIMEIKNVNYGRISDYVAKYSNAKFVAGKRPWEVKGDIALPCATQNELNGEEAKALVQNGCICVAEGANMPSTPEAIAEFHKAKILFAPGKASNAGGVATSGLEMSQNSLRLSWTTEEVDQRLFKIMSNIHESCVKYGTNEDGYVDYVKGANIAGFVKVADAMLAQGVV
- a CDS encoding enoyl-CoA hydratase/isomerase family protein; this translates as MENILIEKQDNIAVITINRPTKLNALNKQTIQELHDGFKTLSEDKSVKAIIIIGSGEKAFVAGADISEFANFSVEEGGKLAAEGQALLFDFVQNLDTPVIAAVNGFALGGGLELAMSCHFRVASDNAKMGLPEVTLGVIPGYGGTQRLAQLVGKGRAMEMIMTAGMIDAETAKNYGLVNHVVSQAELLDFTKGIAAKITKNSSVAIAKAIQAINANYIDGVNGYQVEIENFGASFGTEDFKEGTTAFLEKRKAAFPGR
- a CDS encoding helix-turn-helix domain-containing protein, encoding MGSQEEIKIENDFILYLFQNDGDEMYRVQKSVNQGYIQFHFGLKGKGKFIFNQGNYALDLKEEKSLLFYNPQKELPLNLELAPHTWIVSAIISIKKFHGLFSSQAEHIPFLSEDNKDKKYYKENDISPSMAIVLSQLFHYNLNSFIKNLYYKGKGYELLSLYFNRSEDPNAEQCPFLIDEENVLKIKKAKEIMISNMAEPPGLEELSEQVGLSLKKLKMGFKQIYGDTVYGFLFEYKMDYARQLLDSGSYNVNEVGLKIGYSTGSHFIAAFKKKFGTTPKKYLMNLNTIV
- a CDS encoding CopD family protein, whose translation is MELYNYIKSLHLIFVITWFAGLFYIVRLFVYHAEAKQKPQPEQDILIKQYQLMQYRLWYIITWPSAVLASVFAFWMLFFTEVGKVWMTQPWMHVKLAFVFLLYLYHLKCHQIFKQLQNNEVKKSSNFFRIWNEGATIILFAVVFLVILKNAINWIYGVIGIFVFSMVIMLGFKFYKKIREKNQNS
- the hemH gene encoding ferrochelatase yields the protein MKGVLLVNLGSPESPTAKDVKPYLDEFLMDKYVIDVPFLLRALLVRGIILQTRPKKSAEAYARIWTDEGSPLIVISKKMHQKVKQMVDVPVALAMRYGTITIQKGLQELKDQGVTEVMLLPLYPQHAMASTTTILVLAEELRQKHFPEMTITNVPAFYNKPDFIQALANSIKKHLEGFDYDHLLFSYHGIPKRHIRKTDVTKSHCKIDGSCCNTPSPSHEFCYRHQCYETTKQVVKLLGIPEGKYSQTFQSRLAGDKWLTPYTDVEINKMPEQGIKKLAVVTPAFVADCLETLEEIAMEANEQFLHHGGEEFMAIPCLNDEDEWCGVVANWIKEFKNN
- the hemA gene encoding glutamyl-tRNA reductase → MENNTFAKHPTFYAIGLSYKKADAAMRGKFSLDDKAKLNLLHQAKAEGLESLIVTSTCNRTEIYGFAQHPFQLIKLLCENSQGTVEDFQKVAFVFKNKEAISHMFRVGTGLDSQILGDFEIISQLKNAFVQSKELNLANAFLERLVNAVIQASKKIKTDTEISSGATSVSFASVQYIFKNVEDIASKNILLFGTGKIGRNTCENLVKHSKHEHITLINRTKDKAEKIAKKLNVIVKEYSDLQLEIQKADVLVVATGALNPTVDKAILNLKKPLLILDLSIPKNVNENVKDIKDVTLVHMDELSQMTDETLENRKKHIPAAETIIETIKDEFIAWTKQRKFAPTIHALKAKLNIIKEGELNFQRKKLVNFDEEQAELITARIIQKITNHFANHLKDDETMVDESIEWIEKIFQLETIAK
- a CDS encoding sensor histidine kinase codes for the protein MIFLTLIASILIATVSIYQFRKEAREYHQDRLERKETAITEHINYVLQTTTYPLNTQNIPLIFKEKIFELADIHSMEINFFDLKGNLLISSKAIFKLDKDKPKINPSTLKIIQSSLDKRYIEFSKVEDQSFRSSYSYLKDTKFKPMGILNLPYEENTEFYDNEVQNFLIRFGQVYVFMFLISIVLSYFLSSYITKSLKIISDKIQQTQLDQRNEKIVIEDGSKEINLLVRSYNNMVDKLEESAVVLAQSEREQAWREMAKQVAHEIKNPLTPMRLTVQSFQRKFDVTDPNMSKKIDDYTKTILQQIDTMSAVANAFSNFATMPAQQNETLNVVYIVKMALEIFNENYIQFSAIEEEIIAKLDRTQLIRVITNLVKNAIQAIPEEQENKLVFVTVFRQDNYVKIAVKDNGKGISEENQARVFEPKFTTKSSGMGLGLAIIKNIIENYHGTITFETELNNGTEFLVSFPINKL